In Candidatus Defluviilinea proxima, a single genomic region encodes these proteins:
- a CDS encoding 6-phosphofructokinase, whose protein sequence is MTKRIGILTSGGDAQGMNAAVRSIVRTALDKGLEVFAIYEGYQGMVDDGDYIRKMDWDSVGGILQFGGTVIGSARCDDFRQREGRKVAAKNLIKVGIDGLIIIGGDGSLTGANIFRQEWPSLVSELAASGEITAEEAATYPNLLIVGLVGSIDNDFTGTDMTIGTDSALHRITEAVDAITSTAASHQRTFVVKVMGRNCGYLALMGALACGADWVLIPEAPPDVENWQDVLIERLKAGRKAGRRDSIVIMAEGARDRDGNYIGSSDVQRVLEERLQEEVRVTVLGHVQRGGRPSAYDRILGTRMGYEAVNTILTANPKDEPVVIGIRNNRMIHLPLMESVRNTQSVAKAVEAKDFEGAMLLRSGSFKDAFLTFKTMVRALPHPVDPAKQRFRIAVMNAGAPSPGMNTAARAAVRLGLDQGHIMLGVHNGFEGLVKGEVENMDWMRVSGWATRGGSMLGTTRYIPKGRDLYAIARVIEDNRIDALLIIGGWTAYETAFLMWNNRPNFPSFNIPMICLPASINNNLPGSEFSIGADTALNSIVDAVDKIKQSAGATRRCFVVEVMGHYCGYLALMGGIATGAERVYMHEEGVKLHDMQVDVEKLLNGFNSGKRLGLVIRSEYANAVYTTEFMCSLFEEEGKDVFDVRPAILGHLQQGGDPSPFDRIQASRLSGMCLGHLVEQCGKGEHNSAFIGIENGQIRFHDMRDFDRMINADYQRPKDQWWMGLKDMANLLSRSKPADK, encoded by the coding sequence ATGACAAAACGAATTGGAATACTCACCAGTGGCGGCGACGCCCAAGGTATGAATGCGGCGGTACGATCTATTGTGCGTACCGCATTGGATAAAGGCTTGGAAGTCTTCGCGATCTATGAAGGTTATCAAGGCATGGTGGATGACGGCGACTACATCCGCAAGATGGATTGGGATTCAGTGGGGGGCATCCTCCAGTTTGGCGGAACAGTGATCGGGTCCGCGCGATGCGATGATTTCCGTCAACGCGAAGGGCGCAAGGTTGCCGCGAAGAACTTGATCAAGGTCGGCATCGACGGCTTGATCATCATCGGCGGTGACGGTTCGTTGACCGGGGCCAATATCTTCCGTCAGGAATGGCCGAGTCTTGTATCCGAATTGGCCGCAAGTGGCGAGATCACAGCTGAAGAGGCCGCCACATACCCGAACCTGTTGATCGTAGGATTGGTTGGCTCGATCGACAACGACTTCACCGGCACTGATATGACCATCGGCACCGACTCGGCGTTACATCGTATCACGGAGGCAGTGGATGCCATCACAAGCACCGCCGCCAGCCATCAACGCACGTTCGTCGTCAAAGTGATGGGACGTAACTGCGGCTACCTCGCTTTGATGGGAGCACTGGCTTGTGGTGCAGACTGGGTGCTCATCCCTGAAGCGCCACCCGATGTGGAAAATTGGCAGGATGTTCTGATCGAACGCCTCAAAGCCGGACGGAAAGCTGGTCGCCGCGATAGTATCGTGATCATGGCTGAAGGCGCACGCGATAGAGACGGTAACTACATCGGTAGTAGTGATGTACAACGTGTGCTCGAAGAACGGTTGCAAGAGGAAGTACGTGTGACCGTGTTGGGTCACGTCCAACGCGGCGGACGACCCAGCGCCTATGATCGTATTCTCGGCACACGCATGGGATACGAAGCTGTCAATACGATCCTCACTGCCAACCCAAAAGATGAACCGGTTGTGATCGGTATCCGCAATAACCGCATGATCCATTTGCCTTTGATGGAAAGCGTGAGAAATACACAGTCAGTAGCCAAAGCAGTGGAAGCAAAAGACTTTGAAGGCGCCATGTTGTTACGAAGTGGCTCTTTCAAAGATGCATTTCTTACATTCAAAACGATGGTACGTGCCTTGCCGCATCCTGTTGACCCTGCAAAGCAACGATTCCGTATTGCGGTGATGAACGCCGGTGCTCCTTCTCCCGGTATGAACACAGCGGCGCGTGCGGCTGTCCGTTTGGGGTTGGATCAGGGACACATCATGTTGGGTGTGCACAATGGCTTTGAGGGATTGGTCAAAGGGGAAGTGGAAAACATGGACTGGATGCGGGTCAGTGGTTGGGCCACACGTGGCGGTTCCATGTTGGGCACCACCCGCTACATTCCAAAGGGACGTGATCTCTATGCCATTGCACGCGTCATTGAAGATAATCGTATTGATGCTCTTCTGATCATTGGTGGTTGGACCGCCTACGAAACAGCCTTCTTGATGTGGAACAATCGCCCGAACTTCCCGTCGTTCAACATCCCGATGATATGTTTGCCCGCATCCATCAACAACAATCTGCCCGGGTCCGAGTTCAGCATTGGCGCTGATACTGCTCTGAACAGCATCGTCGATGCCGTGGATAAGATCAAGCAATCGGCTGGAGCCACGCGGCGTTGTTTTGTCGTGGAAGTCATGGGACATTACTGCGGCTATCTGGCGCTCATGGGCGGTATTGCCACCGGTGCAGAGCGTGTGTACATGCATGAGGAAGGCGTCAAACTCCACGATATGCAAGTCGATGTTGAAAAATTGTTGAACGGTTTCAACTCCGGCAAACGGTTGGGATTGGTGATCCGCAGTGAGTATGCCAACGCGGTATACACCACAGAATTCATGTGCTCGCTCTTTGAAGAAGAAGGCAAGGATGTGTTTGATGTGCGTCCTGCCATCCTTGGTCACCTGCAACAAGGTGGTGATCCTTCTCCTTTTGATCGTATTCAGGCATCGCGTCTCTCCGGCATGTGTCTGGGGCATTTGGTGGAACAATGCGGGAAAGGCGAACATAACAGCGCCTTTATCGGCATTGAAAACGGACAGATCCGTTTCCATGATATGCGCGACTTTGACCGTATGATTAATGCCGATTACCAACGTCCCAAAGACCAATGGTGGATGGGGTTGAAGGACATGGCCAACCTACTTTCCAGATCAAAACCTGCTGATAAGTAA
- the msrA gene encoding peptide-methionine (S)-S-oxide reductase MsrA: MNTNLQTATLAGGCFWCLEAVFDDVKGVHGVESGYAGGHTNNPSYREVCDGNTGHAEVVQVHFDPNVVSYRDLLNVFFAIHDPTTLNRQGADVGTQYRSAIFYHNDEQKMVAEELIKDLNSQKIWDKPIVTEVTPLEKFYMAEDYHQEYFARNPYQPYCQAVVAPKVSKFRKHFLELLKKETV, encoded by the coding sequence ATGAATACAAATCTTCAAACTGCAACACTGGCTGGTGGATGTTTCTGGTGTCTCGAGGCGGTCTTCGATGATGTCAAAGGCGTGCATGGTGTTGAGTCTGGCTATGCAGGCGGCCATACCAATAACCCCTCATACCGCGAAGTCTGCGACGGAAACACAGGGCACGCCGAAGTGGTGCAAGTCCATTTTGACCCGAATGTTGTCTCTTACCGTGATCTGTTGAATGTCTTCTTCGCCATCCACGACCCCACCACTCTCAATCGTCAAGGCGCAGATGTGGGCACGCAATACCGCTCGGCCATTTTCTATCACAACGACGAACAGAAGATGGTTGCCGAAGAACTCATCAAAGATCTGAACTCACAAAAGATCTGGGATAAGCCCATCGTCACAGAAGTAACCCCGCTTGAGAAGTTCTACATGGCTGAGGACTATCATCAAGAGTACTTCGCACGCAATCCATATCAGCCGTATTGTCAGGCAGTGGTCGCGCCGAAGGTATCCAAATTCCGTAAACATTTTCTTGAGCTGCTGAAAAAAGAAACTGTATAA
- a CDS encoding alpha/beta hydrolase codes for MALYVQETGTINAHTLIFLHGGGGGGWMWQPQVEQLSDFHCLVPDLPEHGKSVNEKPFTIQNSAERIAELIQTRAHDRKASVIGLSEGAQIVVALLAISPELVDHAVISSALVHPIFGASLMTPKLIALSYRWSVTPFKNSEWWIRINMKYAAGVPEKYYSQFSQTFKELTETGFTNCMVENQRFRLPQGLERVKTPTLVLVGKNEHSVMRRSARDLASAILGAQAYEVVHNRKMSLAEEHNWNLTAPELFTQTTRAWINDQPLPAELKPLRS; via the coding sequence GTGGCTCTCTATGTTCAGGAAACCGGTACGATTAATGCACATACTCTTATCTTTCTACATGGCGGCGGTGGCGGGGGATGGATGTGGCAACCGCAGGTAGAGCAACTCAGCGATTTTCACTGTCTCGTCCCTGATCTGCCAGAACATGGAAAGAGTGTGAATGAAAAGCCTTTTACCATTCAAAACAGCGCCGAGCGGATCGCTGAACTCATTCAGACACGGGCACACGACAGGAAGGCAAGTGTGATCGGTCTTTCGGAAGGGGCGCAGATCGTTGTCGCATTACTTGCCATATCGCCAGAATTGGTAGATCATGCCGTCATCAGCAGCGCACTGGTGCATCCCATTTTTGGTGCAAGCCTAATGACGCCAAAGTTGATTGCGCTTTCATATCGTTGGTCCGTAACGCCATTCAAAAACAGTGAGTGGTGGATCCGTATAAATATGAAATACGCAGCAGGGGTTCCTGAAAAATATTACTCACAATTCAGTCAGACCTTCAAGGAGTTGACCGAAACTGGATTTACAAACTGCATGGTTGAAAACCAGCGCTTCCGTCTGCCACAGGGATTGGAACGAGTAAAGACTCCCACTTTGGTGCTCGTGGGGAAGAACGAGCATTCCGTTATGCGTCGATCTGCACGTGATCTGGCAAGCGCCATCCTCGGTGCGCAAGCCTATGAGGTGGTACACAACCGCAAGATGTCATTGGCCGAAGAACACAACTGGAACTTGACCGCGCCAGAATTATTCACGCAGACCACGCGCGCATGGATTAATGATCAGCCATTACCTGCGGAATTGAAGCCGCTTCGATCTTGA
- a CDS encoding Rrf2 family transcriptional regulator: MQITRQADYAVRAVLHLARVGNSERSATSTIAKEQNIPPSFLAKIISQLSIAGLLHTSRGARGGVTLAREPKDITLLEVVEAIDGPIQLNECVGNNGACTFDHDCPIKPVWCDAQDELVGKLKNTNFAQMLA, encoded by the coding sequence ATGCAGATCACTCGTCAGGCAGACTATGCAGTTCGTGCTGTATTACATTTAGCGCGCGTGGGGAACTCGGAGCGCTCGGCAACCAGCACGATTGCAAAGGAACAGAACATCCCGCCTTCATTTTTGGCAAAGATCATTTCCCAGCTTTCCATTGCGGGCTTGCTCCATACATCGCGCGGTGCGCGCGGTGGCGTAACACTGGCTCGTGAACCCAAAGACATTACCCTGCTGGAAGTTGTAGAGGCCATCGACGGCCCGATCCAGTTGAACGAATGTGTTGGGAACAACGGCGCGTGTACGTTCGATCATGATTGCCCGATCAAACCAGTTTGGTGTGATGCTCAGGATGAATTGGTGGGCAAACTCAAGAACACCAACTTTGCCCAAATGCTCGCGTAG
- a CDS encoding alkaline phosphatase family protein yields the protein MNRLHTHMRILLPFVLIVILACQIPSVTAPVLAPPSPSPFPTNTDLPTQTATSTPTAIPTETPTLTPTPAPQITRVLILSIDGLRPDAISAAPMPNLLALMQNSAYTLNAQTIYPSSTLPSHSSMLVGVCPSKHGVDWNDYIPKNGFAIGTDIFDLAHAAGLQTVMHVGKEKLQQITEPSSLDIFTYVNDRDLIVTQRLLDDFPQDFGLLFVHFPLVDGMGHEYGWMSPQQLSVAFRADEALGKILAELDAKGLRDETLVIVTADHGGHDTTHGSSMPVDMTIPWAASGPGIQPKVLTTQVHTMDTAATTAFALGLPIPPEWDGVPVYEAFGLPVVKQSVQCQ from the coding sequence ATGAATCGTTTACACACCCACATGCGTATTCTCCTGCCGTTTGTTCTTATCGTTATCCTTGCCTGTCAGATCCCAAGTGTGACCGCGCCAGTCCTTGCGCCTCCAAGCCCATCACCATTTCCAACAAATACGGATTTGCCGACTCAAACAGCGACATCCACCCCCACAGCGATTCCCACCGAAACGCCGACTCTAACTCCCACGCCCGCGCCTCAAATTACCCGCGTGCTGATCCTGTCCATTGACGGTCTCCGCCCCGACGCCATCTCTGCCGCCCCCATGCCGAACCTGTTAGCCCTCATGCAGAACTCGGCCTATACACTCAACGCACAGACGATCTATCCAAGCTCCACACTGCCATCTCATTCTTCCATGCTGGTGGGTGTCTGCCCCTCCAAACACGGCGTGGACTGGAACGATTACATCCCCAAAAATGGATTTGCCATTGGCACGGACATTTTCGACCTCGCTCATGCGGCAGGTTTGCAAACGGTGATGCACGTGGGCAAGGAAAAACTTCAACAGATCACCGAACCTTCAAGCCTCGATATTTTCACCTACGTCAATGACCGCGACCTGATCGTAACGCAACGTCTGCTCGATGACTTCCCACAGGATTTTGGTTTGCTCTTTGTTCATTTCCCGCTGGTAGATGGTATGGGACATGAATACGGCTGGATGTCGCCACAACAACTCAGTGTGGCCTTCCGCGCCGATGAAGCCTTGGGCAAGATCCTTGCCGAACTCGATGCCAAAGGCCTGCGCGATGAAACGCTCGTCATCGTCACAGCCGATCACGGCGGGCACGATACAACACACGGCTCCTCCATGCCTGTAGATATGACCATCCCCTGGGCCGCCTCAGGTCCGGGCATACAACCAAAAGTGCTCACCACCCAAGTCCACACCATGGATACAGCCGCCACCACCGCCTTTGCCCTTGGCCTCCCCATCCCCCCCGAATGGGACGGTGTACCGGTCTACGAAGCATTTGGTTTGCCGGTAGTGAAGCAGTCGGTGCAATGCCAATGA
- a CDS encoding PadR family transcriptional regulator — protein sequence MENDELVQNMLLELRRGTLSIAVLSQLSKEEYGYSLLKALSDKGLEVDQSTLYPLLRRLESQGLLQSDWRIVDEARPRRYYVISTQGKAVLAKLKKEWSVMAETMSQMLS from the coding sequence ATGGAAAATGATGAACTTGTACAGAATATGTTGTTGGAACTGCGACGCGGGACATTGTCCATTGCGGTGCTCAGCCAGTTGAGCAAGGAAGAGTACGGTTACTCCCTGCTCAAGGCGCTGTCTGACAAAGGGCTTGAGGTGGATCAGAGCACGCTCTATCCATTGCTCCGCAGGCTCGAGTCGCAGGGACTGTTACAGTCCGATTGGCGTATTGTGGATGAAGCCCGTCCGCGCCGCTATTACGTGATCAGCACGCAGGGCAAGGCTGTGCTGGCAAAACTCAAAAAAGAATGGTCTGTGATGGCCGAGACCATGAGTCAAATGTTGTCGTAA
- the hutU gene encoding urocanate hydratase, with protein sequence MMSGPRTVRAPRGTSLTCKNWLSEAAYRMIQNNLDPEVAEKPEDLVVYGGRGKAARNWEAFDAILESLKNLEEDETLLVQSGKPVVVFKSHKDAPKVLIANSNLVPHWATWEHFDDLAKKGLIMYGQMTAGSWIYIGTQGILQGTYETFGALAKLKGWGSLKGKFVLTAGLGGMGGAQPLSITMNEGVGLIVEVDPERAERRRAIGYVDMVVDNLEEAMTLVEEFKEKQVPKSIGLIGNAADVYSELFQRGVIPDVVTDQTSAHEALFYVPSGLSVVAADELRKSDPEKYKKMAMDSMSKHVRAMLDFQRAGAEVFDYGNNIRQQAFNNGVNDAFEFPGFVPAYIRPLFCEGKGPFRWVALSGDKEDIYVTDQAIMELFPEDAHLHRWLKMAREKVPFQGLPSRICWLGYGERAKAGLMFNELVASGKVKAPIVIGRDHLDSGSVASPNRETEAMKDGSDAISDWAILNAMINIVGGATWVSFHHGGGVGMGYSQHAGQVIVADGTPEAARRLERVLTTDPGMGVVRHADAGYEIAIEAAKRYGIKMPMLGK encoded by the coding sequence ATCATGTCTGGACCTCGAACTGTCCGTGCCCCAAGAGGCACAAGTCTCACCTGCAAGAATTGGCTCAGCGAAGCCGCATATCGTATGATCCAAAATAACCTTGATCCTGAAGTGGCGGAGAAGCCCGAAGACCTCGTCGTCTATGGCGGGAGAGGTAAAGCCGCGCGTAATTGGGAAGCGTTCGATGCGATCCTTGAATCGCTCAAGAACTTGGAAGAAGATGAAACGCTTCTCGTGCAGTCAGGAAAACCTGTAGTTGTGTTCAAGAGTCACAAAGATGCACCGAAAGTGTTAATCGCCAATTCCAACCTTGTTCCACATTGGGCCACGTGGGAACACTTCGATGATCTCGCCAAAAAGGGACTCATCATGTACGGGCAGATGACTGCGGGTTCGTGGATCTACATCGGCACGCAGGGAATCTTGCAAGGTACGTATGAAACTTTTGGCGCGTTAGCAAAGCTCAAAGGTTGGGGCTCGTTGAAAGGGAAGTTCGTTTTAACAGCAGGTCTCGGCGGGATGGGCGGCGCTCAGCCGTTATCCATTACGATGAATGAAGGAGTGGGGTTGATCGTGGAAGTTGACCCCGAACGCGCAGAGCGTCGCCGTGCGATTGGGTATGTGGATATGGTGGTGGACAATCTCGAAGAGGCAATGACGCTTGTCGAGGAATTTAAAGAAAAGCAAGTTCCCAAGTCCATTGGGCTCATCGGCAACGCGGCGGATGTGTACAGTGAACTCTTTCAGCGTGGAGTCATTCCCGATGTGGTGACAGACCAAACGTCTGCACATGAGGCGTTATTCTATGTGCCATCAGGTTTATCGGTTGTTGCGGCAGATGAATTGAGAAAGTCCGACCCTGAGAAATATAAAAAGATGGCAATGGACTCAATGTCCAAGCATGTGCGAGCGATGTTGGATTTTCAGCGTGCAGGTGCGGAAGTGTTTGATTACGGAAATAACATCCGTCAACAGGCATTCAATAACGGTGTGAATGACGCGTTCGAGTTCCCGGGCTTTGTGCCCGCGTATATTCGTCCGTTGTTTTGCGAAGGCAAGGGACCGTTCCGTTGGGTGGCGTTATCAGGTGACAAGGAAGATATTTACGTGACCGATCAAGCCATCATGGAGTTATTCCCCGAAGACGCACATTTGCATCGTTGGTTGAAGATGGCGCGTGAGAAAGTGCCGTTTCAAGGATTGCCCTCGCGCATTTGCTGGCTGGGATATGGTGAACGCGCTAAAGCTGGGTTGATGTTCAACGAATTGGTTGCGAGTGGAAAAGTAAAAGCGCCGATTGTGATCGGACGTGACCATTTGGACTCGGGTTCGGTCGCTTCGCCAAACCGTGAGACCGAAGCGATGAAAGATGGTTCAGATGCAATTTCAGATTGGGCGATCCTCAATGCGATGATCAACATCGTCGGAGGTGCGACTTGGGTTTCGTTCCATCATGGCGGTGGGGTGGGCATGGGATACTCGCAACATGCAGGACAAGTCATCGTAGCAGATGGGACTCCTGAAGCGGCTCGAAGGTTGGAAAGAGTGTTGACGACAGATCCAGGCATGGGCGTAGTAAGACACGCTGATGCGGGATATGAAATCGCTATTGAGGCGGCAAAGCGTTACGGAATAAAAATGCCGATGTTGGGGAAGTGA
- a CDS encoding ATP-dependent Clp protease ATP-binding subunit, with protein MAGMERFTQRARRVLSLAHQEAERARNNNIGTEHLLLGLMEEEGGVAGRVLRELGMTSERVREVVKRVTNPSSSFDPDRVELATETQQVLEHAVEEARRLGHHYIGTEHILLGLVRVDSTAMEVLRRLGVTAEQVRRQTRRVLNESASPSSPTPAGAGAQRGAAPNQKTPLVDQLATDLTTKAEEKKLDPVIGRQMEIERVIQILARRTKNNPALIGEPGVGKTAIVEGLAQRIIDGDVPAPLMNKRLMQLDVGSLVAGTMYRGQFEERLKRVIDELKQSGAILFIDEVHMLVGAGAAGSSVDAANILKPALSRGELQVIGATTMDEYRKHIESDAALERRFQPIQVDEPSEEETIEILKGIRGAYEEHHHLVISDEALEAAAHLSSRYVTERFLPDKAIDLIDESSSRVRMYKSPAAKEAKDLFGQLRLARQNRSLSQEEGNSEDVKEWEEREVELGEQIERLRTGWDRATSPVVSAEDIAEVVSMWTGVPLMQLAEAESQRLLKMEDELRGSIIGQEDAIVAISRAVRRARAGLKDPRRPIGSFMFLGPTGVGKTELTKTLAKFMFGSEDAAVQLDMSEFMERHTASRLVGAPPGYIGYEEAGQLTEALRRRPYSIVVFDEVEKAHPEVHNMLLQIMEEGHLSDAKGRKVDFRNAIIVMTSNIGADVIRKQTALGFALKRDELTEEKISYEDMRKKLNESLKRAFRPEFINRLDATVIFRSLNKEDIQKIVSLELNKVALRLTEHDLVLTATPDALSALATLGYDAEFGARPLKRIIQQKVEDPLSDKLLSGEFQNGDTILVTLDPDHEIVLERENERELEEAPVV; from the coding sequence ATGGCAGGTATGGAGCGTTTTACACAGCGAGCAAGGCGAGTTCTCAGCCTCGCACATCAAGAGGCAGAACGCGCTCGCAATAATAATATTGGAACTGAGCATCTTCTACTTGGATTAATGGAGGAAGAAGGCGGAGTTGCAGGTCGTGTTTTGCGCGAATTGGGTATGACGTCAGAGCGCGTACGTGAAGTGGTCAAGCGTGTTACGAACCCTTCGAGCAGTTTTGATCCCGACCGTGTGGAACTTGCAACCGAGACCCAACAGGTACTCGAGCATGCAGTTGAGGAAGCGCGCCGACTTGGGCATCACTATATTGGCACTGAGCACATTTTGCTTGGGCTGGTGCGTGTGGATAGTACTGCGATGGAAGTCCTTCGGAGACTCGGTGTGACAGCCGAACAGGTCCGCAGGCAGACCCGCCGCGTACTGAACGAATCCGCTTCACCTTCCTCCCCGACGCCTGCGGGCGCAGGAGCGCAGCGTGGTGCGGCGCCGAATCAGAAAACCCCGTTGGTCGATCAACTTGCGACCGACTTGACCACCAAAGCCGAGGAAAAGAAACTCGACCCGGTCATTGGCCGTCAGATGGAAATCGAGCGCGTGATCCAAATTTTGGCACGCCGCACAAAGAACAATCCCGCGTTGATCGGTGAGCCCGGCGTGGGCAAGACCGCCATCGTGGAAGGTCTCGCACAACGCATTATAGATGGCGACGTACCGGCGCCTTTGATGAACAAACGTCTCATGCAATTGGACGTGGGTTCTTTGGTGGCTGGCACGATGTATCGCGGTCAATTCGAGGAAAGACTCAAACGCGTTATTGATGAGTTGAAACAATCAGGCGCGATCCTGTTCATTGACGAAGTCCACATGCTTGTGGGCGCAGGAGCCGCTGGTTCATCTGTAGATGCGGCGAACATTCTCAAGCCCGCATTGTCACGCGGTGAATTACAAGTCATCGGCGCGACCACGATGGATGAATATCGCAAGCACATCGAATCAGATGCCGCTCTCGAACGCCGCTTCCAACCTATTCAGGTGGATGAACCATCTGAAGAAGAGACAATTGAAATCCTCAAGGGAATCCGTGGTGCCTACGAAGAGCATCATCACCTTGTCATTTCCGACGAAGCGCTTGAAGCCGCCGCGCATCTTTCGTCACGCTATGTGACCGAACGCTTCCTTCCCGACAAAGCCATTGACTTGATCGACGAGTCATCCTCACGCGTGCGCATGTACAAGAGTCCCGCCGCAAAAGAAGCAAAGGACTTGTTCGGGCAACTACGATTAGCACGTCAGAATCGTTCGCTCTCGCAAGAGGAAGGCAACAGCGAAGATGTAAAAGAATGGGAAGAACGCGAAGTCGAGCTTGGTGAACAGATCGAACGTCTGCGCACCGGCTGGGACCGCGCGACCAGTCCCGTTGTTTCAGCAGAAGATATCGCCGAAGTTGTGTCCATGTGGACCGGTGTTCCGCTGATGCAATTGGCAGAAGCAGAATCACAACGATTACTCAAAATGGAAGATGAACTGCGTGGCAGTATCATCGGGCAGGAAGATGCCATTGTGGCAATCAGCCGTGCAGTTCGCCGTGCACGTGCCGGGTTGAAAGATCCGCGCCGCCCAATTGGTTCGTTTATGTTCCTCGGCCCCACAGGTGTGGGCAAGACCGAGCTTACCAAGACACTCGCCAAATTCATGTTCGGCAGTGAAGACGCCGCCGTGCAATTGGACATGTCCGAATTCATGGAACGTCACACCGCATCTCGTTTGGTCGGTGCGCCTCCAGGATACATCGGTTACGAAGAAGCCGGTCAACTGACTGAAGCTCTCCGCCGTCGCCCCTACTCCATCGTTGTGTTCGATGAAGTTGAGAAGGCACATCCTGAAGTGCACAACATGTTGTTGCAGATCATGGAAGAAGGTCATCTCTCCGATGCGAAGGGCCGCAAAGTGGACTTCCGCAACGCGATCATCGTGATGACATCCAACATCGGCGCCGATGTGATTCGGAAACAAACCGCCTTGGGTTTTGCGCTCAAACGCGACGAACTGACCGAGGAAAAAATCTCGTATGAAGACATGCGCAAAAAGTTGAACGAATCGCTCAAGCGCGCCTTCCGCCCTGAGTTCATCAACCGTCTGGATGCGACCGTCATCTTCCGTTCGCTCAACAAGGAAGACATCCAAAAGATCGTCTCTCTCGAACTCAACAAGGTTGCTTTACGCCTCACCGAACATGACCTTGTCCTGACGGCTACACCCGATGCTTTGTCCGCGCTGGCAACTTTGGGCTACGATGCAGAGTTCGGAGCGCGTCCTCTAAAGAGGATCATCCAGCAAAAAGTGGAAGACCCGCTATCAGATAAGTTACTGAGCGGCGAATTCCAAAATGGAGATACGATCCTTGTGACGCTTGATCCCGATCATGAGATCGTTCTCGAACGGGAAAACGAACGCGAGCTCGAAGAAGCACCCGTAGTGTAA